Proteins found in one Thermoanaerobaculia bacterium genomic segment:
- a CDS encoding VCBS repeat-containing protein has protein sequence MRLSRDSSVLAALFLAVGLATAGPLPASPAKLALRHQRLELPGVPVLSLAVDLDRDGRRDLAVVVASTSWGEVGIEEPMQVDEEGTFVDVLTVVPTVLDRRELLVFLGLAEGVGAASTGAPSGPNAYAAAPLRLELPPCVHAVAAGPAAAPLVAWTDDGVAEVVLVGEGDNPSEGATGAIEPIGATGPSLELVPRIAARTIFAGSTSFLARSGLIDDLDGDGDSDLFVPVAGGLEVYLATPEGLSATAATLVAPPEDEAGASEAGAEAERAGRSARRSLGVVADILLPQVLDLNGDRLPDLLFRDPERAGSGVRGRLNLGEGRFGPVFDPLPGWAVATVAAGATAASESASEKKKEEAPSREVAWLGDLEGDGPAEVVTSEEIPNAKDSMRAELAEAKRPHARIRVHALGGDGRWNPAPKAEFTVEGYVFEGGGRREGGEDEEGGGFSLPGGVLDLDGDGRLDLVALTLDFSLFEAMRVLATKSIKLGLDFRVYRQGEGLSFRPVTGLDLAGELRLRLDSLALGQLSSFSGDFDGDGRADFLQLGRGRKVTIHRGQPGARYAPEPDLVVTLEREPLDAALVTVADLDGDGRSDLAVTQPIGGKAIGARAALDLYLSGSPR, from the coding sequence ATGAGACTCTCGCGCGACAGCTCTGTCCTCGCCGCCCTGTTTCTGGCGGTCGGCCTCGCCACGGCCGGCCCCCTGCCCGCCTCGCCGGCGAAGCTCGCGCTCCGTCATCAGCGCCTGGAGCTGCCGGGGGTGCCGGTGCTCTCGCTCGCCGTCGATCTCGACCGCGACGGGCGGCGCGATCTCGCCGTGGTCGTCGCCTCGACTTCGTGGGGCGAGGTCGGCATCGAGGAGCCGATGCAGGTCGACGAGGAGGGGACCTTCGTCGACGTGCTGACCGTCGTTCCGACGGTGCTCGACCGCCGCGAGCTGCTGGTCTTCCTCGGCCTCGCCGAGGGCGTTGGCGCCGCTTCCACGGGTGCCCCCTCAGGCCCGAATGCCTATGCCGCAGCTCCGCTGCGTCTCGAGCTTCCGCCCTGCGTCCACGCGGTCGCGGCGGGACCAGCCGCGGCGCCACTCGTCGCCTGGACCGACGACGGTGTCGCAGAGGTCGTGCTGGTCGGTGAAGGCGACAACCCGTCCGAGGGTGCGACAGGAGCGATCGAGCCGATCGGGGCGACGGGCCCCTCCCTCGAGCTCGTGCCACGCATCGCCGCTCGGACGATCTTTGCCGGCAGCACCTCCTTTCTCGCCCGGAGCGGCCTGATCGACGACCTCGATGGGGACGGGGATTCCGATCTCTTCGTGCCGGTGGCGGGGGGGCTCGAGGTGTACCTCGCGACGCCCGAGGGGCTGAGCGCGACGGCGGCGACACTCGTCGCGCCGCCCGAAGATGAGGCAGGGGCGTCCGAGGCCGGTGCCGAGGCGGAACGCGCCGGGCGGAGCGCACGCCGGTCGCTCGGCGTCGTCGCCGACATCCTCCTGCCGCAGGTGCTCGACCTCAACGGCGATCGCCTGCCCGACCTGCTCTTTCGCGATCCGGAGCGCGCCGGCAGCGGCGTCCGCGGCCGGCTGAACCTCGGTGAGGGTCGCTTCGGCCCGGTTTTCGATCCGCTGCCCGGGTGGGCCGTCGCAACAGTCGCCGCCGGGGCCACGGCGGCGTCGGAGTCCGCTTCGGAAAAGAAGAAGGAAGAGGCGCCGAGCCGCGAGGTCGCCTGGCTGGGGGATCTCGAGGGCGACGGGCCGGCCGAGGTGGTGACGTCGGAGGAGATCCCCAACGCCAAGGATTCGATGCGGGCGGAGCTCGCCGAGGCGAAGCGGCCGCATGCCCGGATCCGCGTGCACGCCCTGGGCGGGGATGGGCGATGGAACCCGGCACCCAAGGCGGAGTTCACGGTGGAGGGCTACGTTTTCGAGGGCGGCGGCAGGAGAGAGGGGGGCGAGGATGAGGAGGGCGGCGGATTCTCTCTCCCGGGTGGCGTGCTCGACCTCGACGGCGACGGCAGGCTCGACCTCGTCGCGCTGACACTCGACTTCTCGCTCTTCGAGGCGATGCGGGTTCTGGCCACGAAGTCGATCAAGCTCGGGCTCGACTTCCGGGTCTACCGCCAGGGCGAGGGGCTCTCGTTTCGTCCGGTGACCGGTCTCGATCTCGCCGGCGAGCTGCGCCTGCGGCTCGACAGCCTGGCGCTCGGCCAGCTTTCGTCGTTCTCCGGCGACTTCGACGGCGACGGCCGTGCCGACTTCCTGCAGCTCGGTCGCGGCCGCAAGGTGACGATCCATCGCGGCCAGCCGGGCGCCCGCTACGCGCCGGAGCCCGATCTCGTCGTCACCCTCGAACGCGAGCCGCTCGACGCCGCACTGGTGACGGTCGCCGATCTCGACGGCGACGGCAGGAGCGACCTCGCCGTCACCCAACCGATCGGCGGCAAGGCGATCGGAGCGCGCGCGGCGCTCGATCTCTATCTTTCCGGGAGCCCTCGGTGA
- a CDS encoding aspartate aminotransferase family protein: MTTPIPTPRTQESKRLLERAHEIAGSEMRRLLDRTPASAKLFERAARILPFGVVSSFQKGYPYPVYVSHGRGSHVWDQDGTEFLDFHGGFGAMVTGHAHPRIVQAIAEAASRGTHFAVTTEEAVEFGEEICRRFGLEMLRFANSGTEATMDAIRVARAATGRDVVCKIEGSYHGHHDAVMFSVLPNADTMGGRERPAKSPVSRGLVKDAHRYIEVVPFNDAGLLEALFVERGQEIACLILEPAMMNIGIVLPQPGYLQRVRELCTKHGVVLIYDEIKTGFTIAPGGATERFGVQPDLVCLAKAISGGLPAAAFGGREDLMRLIERGVSQMGTYNGNPLVSHVGLVLLREILTPAAYARFAELGRRLVAGCQAAIDRTGLPAHTIDLGAKGCVSYRPTPLTNYRDFLDTLPELFAASYPWLLNRGIFMTPGDEEQWTLSLQHSDADIDLYIEVFSSFCDALVA, from the coding sequence ATGACAACGCCGATACCCACCCCCCGGACCCAGGAATCCAAGAGATTGCTCGAGCGTGCCCACGAAATCGCCGGGAGCGAGATGCGGCGCCTGCTCGACCGGACACCCGCCTCCGCGAAGCTGTTCGAGCGCGCCGCCAGGATCCTGCCGTTCGGCGTGGTCTCTTCCTTCCAGAAGGGCTATCCGTATCCGGTCTACGTCTCGCACGGCCGGGGCAGCCACGTCTGGGACCAGGACGGCACCGAGTTCCTCGATTTCCACGGCGGTTTCGGGGCGATGGTGACCGGGCACGCCCACCCGCGCATCGTCCAGGCGATTGCCGAGGCGGCCAGCCGGGGAACGCATTTCGCCGTCACCACCGAAGAGGCGGTCGAGTTCGGCGAGGAGATCTGCCGGCGGTTCGGCCTCGAGATGCTCCGTTTCGCGAACTCCGGCACCGAGGCGACGATGGACGCCATCCGGGTCGCCCGGGCGGCCACCGGGCGCGACGTCGTCTGCAAGATCGAAGGCTCGTACCACGGCCACCACGACGCCGTGATGTTCTCGGTCCTTCCCAACGCCGACACCATGGGGGGAAGGGAACGGCCCGCCAAGTCGCCGGTCTCCCGGGGGCTGGTGAAGGATGCCCACCGCTATATCGAAGTCGTGCCGTTCAATGACGCCGGGCTGCTCGAGGCGCTGTTCGTGGAACGGGGGCAAGAGATCGCCTGCCTGATCCTGGAGCCGGCGATGATGAACATCGGCATCGTCCTGCCCCAGCCCGGGTATCTCCAGCGGGTGCGCGAGCTGTGCACGAAGCACGGCGTCGTCCTCATCTACGACGAGATCAAGACCGGCTTCACGATCGCGCCCGGCGGCGCCACCGAGCGTTTCGGTGTACAGCCCGACCTCGTCTGCCTGGCGAAGGCCATCTCCGGCGGGTTGCCGGCGGCGGCGTTCGGTGGCCGCGAGGACTTGATGCGCCTGATCGAACGCGGCGTTTCGCAGATGGGCACCTACAACGGCAACCCGCTCGTCTCCCATGTCGGCCTGGTGCTGCTGCGGGAGATTCTCACGCCGGCAGCCTACGCCCGCTTCGCCGAGCTCGGCCGCCGCCTCGTGGCGGGCTGCCAGGCGGCGATCGACCGCACCGGGCTGCCCGCGCACACCATCGACCTGGGGGCCAAAGGCTGCGTCTCCTACCGCCCGACGCCGCTCACGAACTATCGCGACTTCCTCGACACCCTGCCCGAGCTCTTCGCGGCCTCCTACCCCTGGCTGCTGAACCGCGGCATCTTCATGACGCCGGGCGACGAGGAGCAGTGGACGCTGTCGCTGCAGCATAGCGACGCCGACATCGACCTCTACATCGAAGTTTTCTCGAGCTTCTGCGACGCCCTGGTGGCCTGA
- a CDS encoding ABC transporter permease yields MSAPGAADPVASGWRGRVLDVVAGLVLLYLFVPIFVIVLYSFNRPSGRYNFVWKAFSLEAWRDPFKYSSLVDSMKLSLEIAAISTSVAIVFGALIALALCRYRFRGSPAIDLLLVLPLTTPEVVLGSALLSLFLQLDTRSGFATVVIAHIMFQVSYVALTVKARIRGFDWSLEDAAMDLGAKPLRVVWKVTLPLIAPGIAAAAMLSFALSMDDFIITLFNAGSQVTYPLYVYGAQRSAYPPQINVMATAILVASLLVLGITVLWQRRTESRRAGG; encoded by the coding sequence ATGAGCGCTCCCGGCGCCGCCGATCCGGTCGCCTCGGGCTGGCGCGGGCGGGTCCTCGACGTCGTCGCCGGCCTCGTTCTGCTCTATCTCTTCGTTCCGATCTTCGTCATCGTTCTCTACAGCTTCAACCGGCCTTCCGGGCGCTACAACTTCGTCTGGAAGGCGTTCTCGCTCGAGGCCTGGCGCGACCCGTTCAAGTACTCTTCGCTGGTCGACTCGATGAAGCTCTCGCTCGAGATCGCGGCGATCTCGACCAGCGTCGCCATCGTCTTCGGCGCGCTGATCGCGCTCGCCCTCTGCCGCTACCGCTTTCGCGGCAGCCCGGCGATCGATCTGCTGCTCGTGCTGCCCTTGACGACCCCGGAGGTCGTCCTCGGCTCGGCGCTTCTGTCGCTCTTCCTGCAGCTCGACACGCGATCGGGCTTCGCCACGGTCGTCATCGCCCACATCATGTTCCAGGTGAGCTACGTCGCCCTGACCGTCAAGGCGCGGATCCGCGGCTTCGACTGGAGCCTCGAAGACGCAGCAATGGACTTGGGCGCCAAGCCCCTGCGCGTCGTCTGGAAGGTCACCCTGCCGCTCATCGCGCCCGGAATCGCCGCCGCCGCGATGCTCTCCTTCGCCCTGTCGATGGACGACTTCATCATCACCCTGTTCAACGCCGGCAGCCAGGTGACCTACCCGCTCTACGTCTACGGCGCCCAGCGCTCCGCCTACCCGCCGCAGATCAACGTCATGGCGACAGCCATCCTCGTCGCGAGCCTCCTCGTCCTCGGCATCACCGTCCTCTGGCAACGCCGCACCGAATCCCGCCGCGCGGGCGGCTGA
- a CDS encoding DUF1028 domain-containing protein, with amino-acid sequence MRKRPGVVFLLEAFFLTGITCAAVQVAAETNSGGDPFVSTFSIVALDPATGDLGIAVQSKFPNVRAVVPWARAGVGAVATQSFAKVSFGDDGLDLLERGATAEEALAILLRNDPLREQRQVGIVDARGNAATWSGKECFGWAGGRVGQAGAAAQAVGPGAGVGKVVAGSGFAIQGNILVSEATVEAMARAYEAATGELADRLMAALVAGGKAGGDQRGEQSAALLVVRKGAGYDGLDNFIDISVYDHATPIAELERLYALNRLYFTRSRPENMIPVTEGIAREIQTIWMQRGFDKGPASGVVDARFQKLLVDYMGWENYDIRVENVQKIDLAKGETLRIDREVLADIREVFRTGRWKPSLHR; translated from the coding sequence ATGCGAAAGCGCCCGGGAGTCGTTTTTCTGCTGGAGGCCTTTTTTCTGACGGGAATCACCTGCGCGGCGGTGCAGGTCGCGGCTGAAACCAACTCCGGCGGAGACCCCTTCGTCTCCACCTTCTCGATCGTGGCGCTCGATCCCGCGACCGGCGATCTCGGAATCGCCGTGCAGTCGAAGTTCCCGAATGTGCGTGCCGTGGTGCCCTGGGCGCGAGCCGGAGTCGGGGCGGTCGCGACCCAGAGCTTCGCCAAGGTCTCGTTCGGCGACGACGGTCTCGATCTGCTCGAGCGCGGCGCGACGGCAGAGGAGGCGCTCGCGATCCTGTTGCGCAACGATCCGCTGCGCGAGCAGCGCCAGGTCGGCATCGTCGATGCCCGCGGCAACGCCGCGACCTGGAGCGGCAAGGAGTGCTTCGGCTGGGCCGGCGGGCGGGTCGGGCAGGCGGGCGCCGCTGCGCAAGCGGTCGGCCCGGGCGCGGGCGTCGGGAAGGTCGTCGCCGGCAGCGGCTTCGCCATCCAGGGCAACATCCTGGTTTCGGAGGCGACCGTCGAAGCGATGGCGCGAGCCTACGAGGCGGCGACCGGTGAGCTCGCCGACCGCCTGATGGCGGCGCTCGTCGCCGGCGGCAAGGCGGGGGGCGACCAGCGTGGCGAACAGAGCGCGGCCCTCCTCGTGGTGCGCAAAGGCGCCGGCTACGACGGCCTCGACAACTTCATCGACATCTCGGTCTACGACCACGCGACGCCGATCGCCGAGCTCGAGCGCCTCTATGCGCTGAACCGGCTCTACTTCACCCGCTCCCGCCCCGAGAACATGATCCCGGTGACGGAGGGGATCGCGCGCGAGATCCAGACCATCTGGATGCAACGCGGCTTCGACAAGGGCCCCGCCAGCGGAGTCGTTGACGCGCGCTTCCAGAAGCTGCTCGTCGACTACATGGGCTGGGAGAACTACGACATCCGGGTCGAGAACGTGCAGAAGATCGATCTCGCCAAGGGTGAGACGCTGAGGATCGACCGCGAAGTGCTGGCCGACATCCGCGAGGTCTTTCGCACCGGCCGGTGGAAGCCGAGCCTTCATCGTTAG
- a CDS encoding transporter: protein MDRNDLGFGSVVARQSRDRLLNRDGSFNVRREGLGFFQSLSLYHSLLNMSWPRFLLVLTGGFLTVNFVFACIYFAAGPDALSGLHWTTTGGHFLGCFFFSVQTFATIGYGSIAPAKLSANVLVVVEAVTGMLLVALGTGISFARFARPRARILFSEQAVIAPYRSPGGSNMAFEFRIANARQNQLTDVSARVLLARRKTGGDREFLPLKLERESVLFFPLSWTIVHPIDEASPLRGQTADDLLAAKAEFLILLSGNDETFNQVVHARSSYEASDLVWNARFQSLYNPTAADGGISIDVGRLSAIERL, encoded by the coding sequence GTGGATCGCAACGACCTCGGCTTCGGCTCGGTCGTCGCGCGGCAGAGCCGCGATCGGCTGCTGAATCGCGACGGATCTTTCAACGTCCGGCGCGAGGGGCTCGGCTTCTTCCAGTCGCTATCGCTCTACCACTCGCTGCTCAATATGAGCTGGCCGCGCTTCCTGCTGGTGCTGACGGGCGGCTTCCTCACCGTCAACTTCGTCTTCGCGTGCATCTATTTTGCCGCCGGACCCGACGCGCTCTCGGGACTCCACTGGACGACGACCGGAGGCCACTTCCTTGGCTGCTTCTTCTTCTCCGTCCAGACCTTCGCCACAATTGGGTACGGCAGCATCGCGCCGGCGAAGCTCTCCGCCAACGTCCTGGTCGTCGTCGAAGCGGTCACCGGCATGCTGCTCGTGGCGCTCGGCACCGGCATCTCCTTTGCGCGCTTCGCCCGTCCCCGCGCACGGATCCTGTTCAGCGAGCAGGCGGTGATCGCGCCTTACCGATCCCCCGGCGGATCCAACATGGCCTTCGAGTTCCGCATCGCCAATGCGCGCCAGAACCAGCTCACCGACGTCTCGGCCCGCGTGCTGTTGGCGCGGCGCAAAACCGGAGGCGACCGCGAGTTCCTGCCGCTCAAGCTCGAGCGCGAGAGCGTTCTCTTCTTCCCGCTCTCCTGGACCATCGTCCACCCGATCGACGAGGCGAGTCCGCTGCGCGGCCAGACGGCAGATGATCTCCTGGCGGCCAAGGCCGAGTTCCTGATCCTCCTCTCCGGCAACGACGAGACCTTCAATCAGGTCGTGCACGCGCGCTCCTCCTACGAGGCCTCGGATCTCGTCTGGAACGCCCGTTTCCAATCGCTCTACAATCCGACCGCGGCCGACGGCGGCATCAGCATCGACGTCGGCCGACTGTCGGCGATCGAGCGGCTCTGA
- a CDS encoding spermidine/putrescine ABC transporter substrate-binding protein: MSEQDRKREQETMFQRFLQEAQSRRQFLGRSAWAAGGLAFGGGLLGACGKKAAEAPAAAPSTAAATAPKGPLRISNWPFYIDEKTVPDFTAGTGIAVEYSEDVNDNNEFFAKIDEPLKRNQSIDRDIVILTDWMVARMIALGYCAPLDDAIFPNKTNLLDSLRDVSFDPGRKYSVPWVSGMVGIGYNPKKTGRELTSVEDLFDPKFKGQVTMLTEMRDTLGLIMLGLGADPTKATLADATAACAKVKQARESGQVRAFTGNDYAADLAAGNISVAIAWSGDIQGLAADNPDLVWFAPKEGAMLYSDNMLIPKTSDRLDAAHAWLNWCYDPAHSAQIVAGAPYLSAVKGAGEELAKIAPDLAKSPLVNPPDALRAQLRVFRALSDAEDQEFNRVFQDAIGA; this comes from the coding sequence ATGAGCGAACAGGACAGGAAGCGCGAGCAGGAGACGATGTTCCAGCGGTTCTTGCAGGAGGCGCAGAGTCGGCGGCAGTTCCTCGGGCGTTCGGCCTGGGCGGCGGGCGGCCTCGCCTTCGGCGGCGGCCTGCTGGGCGCCTGCGGCAAGAAGGCCGCCGAAGCCCCCGCGGCGGCACCCTCGACGGCGGCCGCGACGGCGCCCAAGGGCCCGCTTCGGATCTCCAACTGGCCGTTCTACATCGACGAAAAGACCGTTCCGGATTTCACGGCGGGGACCGGGATCGCCGTCGAGTACAGCGAGGACGTCAACGACAACAACGAGTTCTTCGCCAAGATCGACGAGCCGTTGAAGCGCAACCAGTCGATCGACCGCGACATCGTGATCCTCACCGACTGGATGGTCGCCCGGATGATCGCGCTCGGCTACTGCGCGCCGCTCGACGACGCCATCTTCCCGAACAAGACCAACCTCCTCGACTCGCTGCGCGACGTGAGCTTCGATCCGGGCAGGAAGTACAGTGTGCCGTGGGTTTCGGGCATGGTCGGCATCGGCTACAACCCGAAGAAGACCGGACGCGAGCTCACCAGCGTCGAAGACCTCTTCGATCCCAAGTTCAAGGGTCAGGTCACCATGCTGACCGAGATGCGCGACACTCTCGGCCTGATCATGCTCGGCCTGGGCGCCGATCCCACGAAGGCGACGCTCGCGGATGCCACCGCCGCCTGCGCGAAGGTCAAGCAGGCGCGCGAGAGCGGCCAGGTTCGCGCCTTCACCGGCAACGACTACGCCGCCGACCTCGCCGCCGGCAACATCTCGGTGGCGATCGCCTGGTCCGGCGACATTCAGGGCCTCGCGGCGGACAATCCCGACCTCGTCTGGTTCGCGCCCAAGGAGGGCGCGATGCTCTATTCCGACAACATGCTGATTCCGAAGACTTCGGACCGGCTCGACGCAGCGCATGCCTGGCTCAACTGGTGCTACGACCCCGCCCACTCGGCTCAGATCGTCGCCGGAGCACCCTACCTCTCGGCAGTCAAGGGCGCCGGCGAGGAGCTCGCCAAGATCGCTCCCGACCTCGCCAAGAGCCCGCTGGTCAACCCGCCCGACGCCCTGCGCGCCCAACTGCGCGTCTTCCGCGCGCTCTCCGACGCCGAGGACCAGGAGTTCAACCGGGTCTTCCAGGACGCCATCGGCGCCTGA
- a CDS encoding ABC transporter permease, whose translation MAGTSTGGGRRSPFAPYLLIAPGVLWLAFFFLVPLVTLARTSLPGGGLPWWTGYLRAFDTYGEHFARSFGYALAATVIALLFGYPLAYVMAFRAGRLRNFLLGLVILPFFTTFLVRTLAWKTILGDNGFVVEALKWLHLLPEDGRLLNTLAAVVGGLTYNFLPFMILPIYVSLEKIDRRLIEAAADLYCSPARAFAKVVLPLSLPGVFAGSLLTFIPASGDFINAELLGSPNQQMIGTVVQNQFLEVRDYPLASSLSFLLMAVIILGVLSYARALGTEELA comes from the coding sequence ATGGCAGGAACTTCCACCGGGGGCGGAAGGCGCTCGCCTTTCGCCCCCTACCTGCTGATCGCGCCAGGCGTGCTCTGGCTGGCGTTCTTCTTCCTGGTGCCGCTCGTCACCCTGGCGCGCACCTCGCTGCCCGGCGGCGGCCTGCCCTGGTGGACCGGATACCTGCGGGCCTTCGATACCTACGGCGAGCACTTCGCGCGTTCGTTCGGCTACGCTCTGGCCGCGACGGTGATCGCCCTCCTGTTCGGCTATCCGCTGGCCTACGTCATGGCCTTCCGGGCCGGCCGCCTGCGCAACTTCCTGCTCGGGCTTGTGATCCTTCCTTTCTTCACCACCTTCCTGGTGCGCACCCTCGCCTGGAAGACGATCCTCGGCGACAACGGGTTCGTGGTCGAGGCACTCAAGTGGCTCCACCTGCTGCCCGAGGACGGCCGCCTGCTCAATACCCTGGCGGCGGTGGTCGGCGGCCTGACCTACAACTTCCTGCCGTTCATGATCCTGCCGATCTACGTCAGCCTCGAGAAGATCGACCGCCGGCTGATCGAGGCTGCGGCCGACCTCTATTGCAGTCCGGCGCGCGCCTTCGCCAAGGTCGTCCTGCCACTCTCGCTGCCGGGAGTCTTCGCCGGGAGCCTCCTCACCTTCATCCCCGCCTCCGGCGACTTCATCAATGCCGAGCTTCTCGGGAGCCCCAACCAGCAGATGATCGGCACGGTGGTCCAGAACCAGTTCCTCGAGGTGCGCGATTATCCGTTGGCCTCGTCGCTCTCGTTCCTGCTGATGGCCGTGATCATCCTGGGCGTGCTCTCCTACGCCCGCGCCCTGGGCACCGAGGAGCTGGCATGA
- a CDS encoding ABC transporter ATP-binding protein, with translation MTTTAPGALPPVIDLEHVTKRFGSFVAVHEAHFTIGKGEFFSMLGPSGCGKTTTLRMIAGFEQPTSGRILLEGKDVSRVPPYHRNVNTVFQHYALFPHMSVRDNIAFGPRSQGLPKAEIAKRVGEMLEVVRLSSMADRRPGQLSGGQQQRVALARALVNYPSALLLDEPLGALDLKLRQAMQIELKRIQRELDITFIYVTHDQEEALTMSDRIAVMYEGRVDQLGTPRAIYDEPETHFVATFIGVANLLPARVVGTADGRHAVEIAGRPLQVPAKSTRFAAGDAVTLVLRPERLTLSVDAPDSAAALPATLVSTMFQGPVVRCGFELADGTDVVCHFDHREAATMPEPGSAYWISWEADAGRLLPGVSTPPPKLGVPDTAKFAVR, from the coding sequence ATGACGACGACTGCGCCCGGCGCCCTTCCCCCGGTCATCGACCTCGAGCACGTCACCAAGCGGTTCGGCAGCTTCGTCGCCGTGCACGAGGCGCACTTCACGATCGGCAAGGGCGAGTTCTTCTCGATGCTCGGACCTTCCGGTTGTGGCAAGACGACGACCCTGCGCATGATCGCCGGCTTCGAGCAGCCCACCAGCGGCCGCATCCTGCTCGAGGGCAAGGACGTCTCGCGGGTGCCGCCGTACCACCGCAACGTCAATACGGTCTTCCAGCACTATGCGCTCTTCCCGCACATGTCGGTGCGCGACAACATCGCCTTCGGTCCGCGCAGCCAGGGCCTGCCCAAAGCCGAGATCGCGAAGCGCGTCGGTGAGATGCTCGAGGTCGTGCGCCTCTCTTCCATGGCCGACCGCCGCCCGGGCCAGCTCTCCGGAGGTCAGCAGCAGCGTGTCGCTCTGGCTCGCGCCCTGGTCAACTATCCGAGCGCACTGCTGCTCGACGAGCCGCTGGGCGCCCTCGACCTCAAGCTCCGTCAGGCGATGCAGATCGAGCTCAAGCGCATTCAGCGCGAGCTCGACATCACTTTCATCTACGTCACGCACGACCAGGAAGAGGCGCTGACGATGTCGGACCGGATCGCCGTCATGTACGAGGGGCGCGTCGATCAGCTCGGCACGCCGCGCGCGATCTACGACGAGCCCGAGACCCATTTCGTCGCGACGTTCATCGGCGTCGCCAATCTCCTGCCGGCAAGAGTCGTGGGCACCGCCGATGGTCGGCACGCGGTGGAGATCGCCGGGCGTCCACTCCAGGTCCCCGCCAAGAGTACCCGCTTCGCCGCCGGCGACGCCGTGACGCTCGTGCTCCGCCCCGAGCGCCTCACGCTCTCGGTGGATGCGCCCGACTCGGCAGCGGCCCTCCCGGCGACTCTCGTCAGTACGATGTTCCAGGGCCCGGTGGTGCGTTGCGGCTTCGAGCTCGCCGACGGCACCGATGTCGTCTGCCACTTCGACCATCGGGAGGCCGCGACGATGCCCGAACCGGGCAGTGCCTACTGGATCAGTTGGGAGGCCGACGCCGGCAGGCTCCTGCCGGGGGTTTCCACGCCGCCTCCGAAGCTGGGAGTCCCCGACACAGCGAAATTCGCCGTCCGGTGA
- a CDS encoding TerC family protein: MEPTSLWLWAGFNLFVLAMLAIDLGVFHRQAHAVSLREASIWSAVWIALALVFNLCVWKFLGPQPGVEFLTGYLIEKSLSIDNIFVIALLFAYFKVPDQYQHRVLFWGILGALVMRAAFILAGAALLGRFHWIIYLFGAFLVLTGIKMAFTPEHGLEPEKNPVVRLVRRLMPVTSDYRGANFFVREGGRLAATPLFLVLVMVEFTDLVFAVDSIPAIFAVTRDPFLVYTSNVFAILGLRSLYFLLAGVMHKFEYLKLGLAAILVFVGVKMALVDWLKIPSGISLGVIALILTVAIAASLLKARANAA, from the coding sequence ATGGAACCCACTTCGCTTTGGCTCTGGGCCGGATTCAACCTCTTCGTCCTGGCGATGCTCGCCATCGACCTCGGCGTCTTCCACCGCCAGGCGCACGCCGTCTCGCTGCGCGAGGCCTCCATCTGGAGCGCGGTCTGGATCGCCCTCGCGCTGGTCTTCAATCTCTGTGTCTGGAAATTCCTCGGGCCGCAGCCCGGGGTCGAGTTTCTGACCGGCTATCTGATCGAGAAGTCGCTCTCGATCGACAACATCTTCGTCATCGCGCTGCTCTTTGCCTACTTCAAGGTCCCCGACCAGTACCAGCACAGAGTGCTCTTCTGGGGCATCCTCGGCGCCCTGGTCATGCGCGCCGCCTTCATCCTGGCGGGTGCGGCGCTTCTCGGCCGCTTCCACTGGATCATCTACCTGTTCGGCGCCTTCCTCGTCCTGACCGGTATCAAGATGGCGTTCACGCCGGAGCATGGCCTCGAGCCGGAGAAGAATCCGGTCGTGCGGCTGGTGCGGCGGCTGATGCCGGTGACCTCCGACTACCGCGGCGCGAACTTCTTCGTGCGCGAGGGCGGCCGGCTGGCGGCGACGCCGCTCTTCCTCGTGCTCGTGATGGTCGAGTTCACCGATCTGGTCTTCGCGGTCGATTCGATCCCGGCCATCTTCGCCGTGACGCGCGATCCGTTCCTGGTCTACACCTCGAACGTCTTCGCCATCCTCGGCCTGCGCTCGCTCTACTTCCTGCTCGCCGGCGTCATGCACAAGTTCGAATACCTGAAACTCGGCCTTGCCGCGATCCTGGTCTTCGTCGGCGTGAAGATGGCCCTCGTCGACTGGCTGAAGATCCCGTCGGGAATCTCCCTCGGCGTCATCGCCCTGATCCTGACTGTCGCCATAGCCGCCTCACTGCTCAAGGCGCGGGCGAACGCGGCCTGA